The following are encoded together in the Fibrobacter sp. UWB10 genome:
- a CDS encoding phage tail protein translates to MADKVEWPLPVVFHFSVKLGNSKVAFSEVSGLETSIETKEVHSGGDNSTVYHLPQKVKFSDLVLKRAVLCESDPLYRWCTSSMNSMTNAFRVTPKSIEVTLLDEKNTPLATWTFNGAYPVKWSFSTLNAMKGEIMIETLTMKYWNVKRTL, encoded by the coding sequence ATGGCAGATAAAGTCGAATGGCCGCTTCCTGTTGTGTTCCACTTTTCCGTAAAGCTGGGCAATTCAAAAGTTGCATTCAGCGAGGTATCCGGATTGGAAACCTCTATCGAGACAAAGGAAGTCCACAGCGGGGGCGACAATTCGACTGTCTACCATTTACCTCAAAAAGTAAAGTTTTCCGATTTAGTCCTAAAACGTGCCGTACTTTGCGAAAGCGACCCGCTTTACAGATGGTGCACAAGCAGCATGAATTCCATGACGAACGCATTCAGGGTTACACCCAAATCAATCGAAGTAACTCTGTTAGACGAAAAAAACACACCCTTAGCAACATGGACATTCAATGGTGCGTACCCTGTAAAATGGTCGTTCAGCACGCTTAACGCCATGAAGGGTGAAATCATGATAGAAACCTTGACGATGAAATACTGGAACGTGAAAAGGACTCTTTAA